The sequence ATCGCGGGCAGCTTGCGCCGCGGCTCGTACAACCGGGCGCTGCTCCGTGCGGCCCAGGAGGTCGCCCCGGACAGCCTGGACATCCGGATTTTCGACCGCCTGGGCGATGTGCCGCTCTACAACGCCGATGTCGAGGCCGAAGGCGACCCCGAGGGCGTGCGGGCGCTGAAGGACGCCATCCGGGAAGCGGACGCGCTGCTGATCGCCACGCCCGAGTACAACCACAGCGTGCCCGGCGTGCTGAAGAACGCCATCGACTGGGCCTCCCGCCCGCCACGCGGTTCCGTTCTGGCGGGAAAACCGGCGGCCATCCTGGGCGCGAGTCCCGGCATGACTGGCACGGCCCGTGCCCAGAGCGCCCTGCGGCAAGCGTTCGTGTTCACCCAGACCCCGGCGATGCTGCAACCGGAGTTCCTGCTGGGTCGCGCAAACGAGAAGTTCGACGAGGCGGGGCGGCTGACCGACGAGGGGACCCGCACCTTCCTGAAGCAGTTCCTGCTCGCCCTGGAGGCGTGGACGCTCCGCCTGCGCGATTGAGCGCCTGAGAGCGCAC is a genomic window of Deinococcus carri containing:
- a CDS encoding NADPH-dependent FMN reductase, which translates into the protein MSQPSPSDTPRLVVCAIAGSLRRGSYNRALLRAAQEVAPDSLDIRIFDRLGDVPLYNADVEAEGDPEGVRALKDAIREADALLIATPEYNHSVPGVLKNAIDWASRPPRGSVLAGKPAAILGASPGMTGTARAQSALRQAFVFTQTPAMLQPEFLLGRANEKFDEAGRLTDEGTRTFLKQFLLALEAWTLRLRD